A genomic region of Methanosarcina thermophila TM-1 contains the following coding sequences:
- a CDS encoding sortase B protein-sorting domain-containing protein, whose translation MFTISGVYLLKRLRI comes from the coding sequence ATTTTTACAATTTCGGGCGTATATCTGTTAAAAAGGCTTAGAATATAA
- a CDS encoding DUF1059 domain-containing protein: MPDVEYMLFCCRDLEQKCDFRVQAKTKEEVMEHAKVHMASEHGMKEISEETERKIEEKIRPVKVKE, translated from the coding sequence ATGCCAGATGTTGAATATATGCTATTTTGCTGCAGAGATCTAGAGCAGAAATGTGACTTTCGTGTCCAGGCAAAGACAAAGGAAGAAGTTATGGAACATGCTAAAGTCCACATGGCTAGTGAGCACGGTATGAAAGAGATCTCCGAGGAGACAGAACGCAAGATTGAAGAAAAGATAAGACCTGTGAAGGTCAAAGAATAA
- the purH gene encoding bifunctional phosphoribosylaminoimidazolecarboxamide formyltransferase/IMP cyclohydrolase produces the protein MVKRALLSVSDKTGITEFARGLQSLGVKIISTGGTAKVLRNAGIEVTDVSEITGFPEMMGGRVKTLHPRIHGGILCLRESKEQMAEAIKEDISLIDMVAVNLYPFEETVSKEGVKLEEAIENIDIGGPTLLRSAAKNYRSVTVLSDPSDYGHVLEELRSTGVISEATRAALAIKAFRHTANYDAAIDVYLSKTLLGENVLRLNFTEGVKLRYGKNWHQEAFFYKDPKIEGPTLAKAIQLHGKELSYNNYVDADNALQTVKEIGNVSPAVAIVKHNNPCGLATGSTLLQALQAAWDGDPVSAYGSIICTNEIFDLEAATFLNGKFVEIILAPDFKPDALEFLKKKSENLRLLKLPELREAFGTDYTYKYIIGGMLKQSRDIGLYEKWESVTDIPYPEEKRPLSEFCLKACKTTKSNAVILAHEYEPGYFMVLAMGAGQPNRVDSIRKLAATKAVENLRIIYEREKPAISFEEYKQKIISECVMASDAFFPFDDSIVYAAQNNIRYIVSPGGSIRDSEVIATANRLGVSMIFTGMRHFLH, from the coding sequence TTGGTAAAAAGGGCACTGCTCAGCGTCTCAGACAAAACAGGAATTACAGAATTCGCACGCGGGCTTCAATCACTTGGCGTGAAGATTATTTCAACAGGCGGAACCGCGAAAGTCCTTCGCAATGCCGGCATAGAAGTTACAGATGTATCAGAGATCACGGGTTTTCCGGAAATGATGGGAGGGAGGGTTAAAACTCTCCATCCGAGAATTCATGGCGGGATCTTATGCCTGCGAGAAAGCAAGGAACAGATGGCTGAAGCTATAAAAGAAGATATCTCACTCATCGATATGGTGGCTGTAAACCTCTATCCTTTTGAGGAAACAGTCTCAAAGGAAGGCGTGAAACTTGAGGAAGCCATTGAGAATATAGATATTGGAGGTCCAACCCTTCTTCGCTCAGCAGCGAAAAACTACCGTTCTGTTACAGTGCTTTCCGACCCGTCGGACTACGGGCACGTACTGGAAGAACTGCGTTCAACCGGGGTAATTTCGGAGGCAACCCGGGCTGCCCTTGCAATTAAGGCTTTCAGGCATACTGCAAATTACGATGCAGCCATTGATGTCTATTTAAGCAAAACCCTGCTCGGAGAAAACGTACTTCGTCTGAATTTTACTGAGGGCGTAAAACTCCGCTATGGAAAGAACTGGCATCAGGAAGCCTTTTTCTATAAAGATCCCAAAATAGAAGGTCCTACCCTTGCAAAAGCTATCCAGCTTCACGGAAAAGAACTCTCATATAATAATTATGTGGACGCTGACAATGCCCTTCAGACAGTCAAAGAAATCGGGAATGTTTCTCCTGCAGTTGCAATTGTTAAACATAATAACCCATGCGGGCTTGCTACCGGAAGTACGCTCCTGCAAGCTCTTCAAGCTGCCTGGGACGGAGACCCTGTTTCAGCTTACGGAAGCATAATCTGCACCAATGAAATCTTTGACCTAGAGGCTGCAACTTTTCTGAATGGAAAATTTGTGGAGATTATCCTTGCACCTGACTTCAAACCTGATGCCCTTGAGTTCCTGAAAAAGAAAAGCGAAAATCTCAGACTCCTTAAACTGCCAGAACTTAGAGAAGCTTTCGGGACAGACTACACATATAAGTATATAATCGGAGGTATGCTAAAGCAAAGCCGCGACATCGGCCTCTACGAAAAATGGGAGTCTGTGACCGACATACCGTATCCTGAGGAAAAACGTCCGCTCTCTGAGTTCTGCCTGAAAGCCTGCAAAACAACCAAATCCAACGCAGTAATTCTTGCTCACGAATACGAGCCAGGATACTTCATGGTGCTTGCCATGGGCGCAGGACAGCCTAACAGGGTAGACTCGATTCGCAAACTGGCAGCTACAAAAGCCGTCGAAAACCTCAGGATAATTTATGAGAGGGAAAAGCCTGCAATTTCTTTTGAGGAATATAAACAGAAAATTATCTCGGAGTGTGTAATGGCTTCGGATGCCTTCTTCCCCTTCGATGACAGCATAGTTTATGCCGCACAAAATAATATCCGTTACATAGTCTCCCCAGGAGGATCAATTCGCGACAGTGAGGTCATTGCCACTGCAAACCGGCTTGGAGTTTCCATGATTTTTACAGGCATGCGCCACTTCCTCCACTGA
- a CDS encoding UbiA family prenyltransferase → MSSNVFFGRFERFLRYRRNNAPEFKQRNATLKLLKSSILVAFSGALRIHIAFLLLQTNSSILTCIAGGLVIYSVYTLDRALGSEEDIVNRKELSGSRKEIGIAVSMLTFVIGSYVLAKEGLLALAFLPFIIGFLYSKGITIGKFTLKLKGGLGVKNFVVGLTWGAFISGLAGSACNSMLPVVLVFTFFGVKLFINSTIYDFKDIKGDTLAGIKTLPVTLGARNTRNFLFGLHLLSHLILGIALINGVLGFEPLIVLYSFICGLICIQNYTVTDEEETSFQNLERTILVDGESTSIVGLRAIANAFLA, encoded by the coding sequence ATGAGCTCCAATGTATTTTTCGGAAGATTTGAACGATTTCTCAGGTACAGACGAAATAATGCCCCCGAATTTAAGCAAAGAAATGCTACACTTAAACTCTTAAAAAGTTCGATTTTAGTTGCGTTTTCAGGCGCGCTAAGAATTCATATTGCTTTCCTCCTGCTTCAGACTAACTCAAGTATACTTACCTGCATTGCGGGAGGACTCGTAATCTACAGTGTATATACACTTGATAGGGCACTCGGCTCTGAAGAAGATATTGTAAACCGGAAGGAGTTAAGCGGCTCAAGAAAGGAAATAGGAATTGCAGTTTCCATGCTTACCTTTGTAATAGGAAGCTATGTACTCGCAAAAGAAGGACTGCTTGCACTTGCATTCTTACCTTTCATAATTGGTTTCCTTTACAGTAAAGGAATTACAATTGGAAAATTCACTTTGAAACTCAAAGGTGGACTTGGAGTCAAAAACTTTGTTGTAGGTCTCACCTGGGGTGCTTTTATCTCAGGACTTGCAGGTAGTGCCTGTAATAGCATGCTACCCGTAGTTCTGGTTTTTACTTTCTTTGGAGTCAAACTTTTTATCAACTCTACTATATATGATTTCAAAGATATCAAAGGAGATACTCTTGCAGGTATCAAAACTCTTCCTGTAACTCTCGGGGCACGAAATACCCGTAATTTTCTTTTCGGATTGCACCTGCTCTCACATCTGATACTCGGTATTGCTCTGATTAATGGAGTTCTTGGTTTTGAGCCTCTCATTGTTCTCTACAGTTTCATATGCGGGTTGATATGCATTCAGAACTATACTGTAACTGACGAAGAAGAGACTTCTTTCCAGAATCTCGAAAGAACCATCCTTGTGGATGGAGAATCTACTTCAATTGTCGGACTGAGAGCAATTGCAAATGCTTTTTTGGCATAA
- the nth gene encoding endonuclease III codes for MPEKKLELSNTQDLISEYDIPDNTHNFDKIWALLKKEYPDVKPSLNYSNPLELLVATILSAQSTDVQINKVTEKLFKKYRTVKDYASADLRELENDIYSTGFYKSKAKNIKAAAQIIIEKYNGEVPKTMEELVTLPGVGRKTANIVLARGFGIIEGIAVDTHVKRVSRRLGLTRNSDPVKIEKDLIALARKEDLDALSMTLIHHGRKICQAKKPKCPSCVVNQLCPSSKIFMTRYYL; via the coding sequence ATGCCTGAAAAAAAGCTAGAACTATCGAATACACAGGATCTAATCTCTGAATACGATATTCCTGACAATACACATAACTTCGACAAAATCTGGGCACTTCTAAAGAAAGAGTATCCTGATGTAAAACCTTCTCTCAATTACTCCAATCCTCTTGAATTACTTGTGGCAACAATACTTTCAGCCCAGTCAACTGATGTTCAGATTAATAAAGTGACTGAGAAATTGTTCAAAAAGTACAGGACTGTAAAAGACTATGCCAGTGCAGATCTGAGGGAGCTTGAGAATGACATCTATTCCACAGGATTTTACAAAAGCAAGGCAAAGAACATCAAAGCCGCTGCCCAGATAATTATTGAGAAATATAATGGAGAGGTTCCAAAAACTATGGAGGAGCTGGTTACTTTGCCAGGCGTCGGAAGAAAAACAGCCAATATAGTGCTTGCCAGAGGATTTGGAATAATTGAGGGTATTGCTGTAGATACCCACGTAAAAAGGGTTTCAAGAAGGCTGGGACTCACCAGAAACTCCGATCCTGTTAAAATTGAAAAGGATCTTATCGCGCTTGCTCGAAAGGAAGATCTTGACGCGCTCTCCATGACCCTCATTCATCACGGGAGGAAAATCTGCCAGGCAAAAAAACCAAAATGCCCTTCCTGCGTTGTTAATCAGCTCTGCCCTTCGAGTAAAATCTTTATGACGCGGTATTATTTGTAA
- a CDS encoding helix-turn-helix transcriptional regulator → MEKNEMIEVKSNGLLSILTFSEKRKDILFLLQENPRTLSEIKDYFDVRSPEILPRLKEMEAANLIVRQEGMYYLTSLGRVSAIYYKPFLDTLTAIETNEEFWRDHDLTAIPEAMLNRIQELKECRVVRDEHEHIYDTHKAFSENVMSATHFAGFSSIFLPSHPPMFLDLARRNIPVSIIVTPNVFFKIKSEHSTEIEEFLKYKHTSFHVYDNAKIAFVVTDRFLSLSLFFKNGTFDPRNDLIGFDLASIKWGEDLFKYYKENSIEIKSL, encoded by the coding sequence ATGGAAAAAAATGAGATGATCGAAGTGAAATCCAATGGATTGTTAAGCATTCTGACCTTCTCAGAGAAAAGAAAGGATATTTTGTTTTTACTCCAAGAGAATCCAAGAACTCTCTCCGAGATCAAAGATTATTTTGATGTAAGATCACCTGAGATCCTTCCTCGCCTTAAAGAAATGGAAGCCGCAAATTTGATTGTCAGGCAGGAGGGAATGTACTACTTAACATCTTTGGGGAGAGTTTCAGCCATATATTATAAGCCTTTCCTGGATACCCTTACAGCTATAGAGACAAACGAAGAATTCTGGAGAGACCATGACCTTACTGCAATCCCTGAGGCAATGTTAAACAGAATTCAGGAACTTAAAGAATGCAGAGTTGTAAGAGATGAACATGAGCATATTTATGATACTCATAAAGCATTTAGTGAGAATGTAATGTCTGCCACCCACTTCGCAGGCTTTTCATCGATTTTTCTTCCAAGCCATCCCCCAATGTTTTTGGATTTAGCCCGAAGAAATATTCCTGTTTCCATAATCGTTACACCCAATGTATTTTTCAAAATAAAAAGTGAGCACAGCACTGAGATTGAAGAATTCCTTAAATATAAGCACACGAGCTTCCATGTGTACGACAATGCAAAGATAGCCTTTGTAGTAACAGACCGCTTTCTATCCCTTTCGCTCTTTTTCAAAAACGGAACTTTTGATCCCCGAAACGACCTGATAGGCTTCGACTTAGCATCAATCAAATGGGGAGAAGATCTTTTTAAGTATTACAAAGAGAACTCGATCGAGATAAAGAGTTTATAA
- a CDS encoding dihydrolipoyl dehydrogenase family protein, whose translation MENKYDIIIIGTGTAGRTFTGKVSHSGLKIAIIDSREYGGTCPLRGCDPKKVLIDITEVVDSSNRLVGKGVGTDTSLTIDWASLIEFKRTFTGEYPSKIEKRLVEMGIDTYHGRAYFENQNTIVVGEDKLKGEYFFLATGAKPRKLGIPGEEYITTSEGLMETKKIPGRIIFIGGGYISMEFAHVVRRAGAEVIILHRSERILRNFDPDIVDMLIKASEAAGIKILTNKHVISIEKENNCLLVRVKSKTESRFETQTFHADMVVHGAGRVADIEDLQLEKAGVKTEKGAIVVDKFMKTSNPLIYAGGDCVLEGMQLTPVAALQGDIAAINVLEGDSTEADYTGIPSAVFTIPVMASVGISAPKDSDKYKVIFQDRSSWNTTRRAGIKFAASKVIIDEANDRIMGAHILGPHAGEAINIFAAVMRLGLRASDIKKLIFSYPTTCSDIPYML comes from the coding sequence ATGGAAAATAAATATGATATCATAATTATAGGGACAGGTACTGCAGGCAGGACCTTCACGGGTAAAGTTTCACATTCCGGATTAAAAATTGCTATTATTGATTCAAGGGAATATGGGGGCACCTGTCCTCTAAGGGGATGTGATCCTAAAAAGGTGTTAATTGATATCACCGAAGTCGTTGACTCGAGCAACCGCTTAGTAGGAAAAGGTGTAGGGACAGATACTTCTCTGACTATCGACTGGGCTTCACTAATCGAATTTAAAAGAACGTTTACAGGAGAATATCCCAGCAAAATAGAGAAACGTCTGGTTGAGATGGGAATTGATACATATCACGGAAGAGCTTATTTTGAGAATCAGAACACAATCGTTGTCGGGGAAGATAAACTTAAAGGTGAGTATTTTTTCCTTGCTACAGGTGCAAAGCCCAGAAAACTCGGTATTCCAGGTGAAGAGTACATTACCACAAGTGAAGGGTTAATGGAGACCAAAAAAATTCCTGGGAGGATTATTTTCATCGGAGGCGGCTATATATCCATGGAATTCGCCCATGTTGTGCGAAGAGCTGGAGCCGAAGTAATTATCCTTCACAGAAGTGAAAGAATATTGAGAAATTTTGATCCTGATATAGTGGATATGCTTATAAAAGCATCTGAAGCCGCAGGAATCAAAATTCTTACAAACAAACACGTGATTTCGATAGAAAAAGAGAACAATTGTCTTCTAGTCAGGGTCAAATCGAAAACTGAATCCAGGTTCGAAACTCAGACTTTCCACGCTGATATGGTAGTGCACGGAGCAGGTCGTGTTGCAGATATAGAAGATTTGCAGCTCGAGAAAGCCGGAGTTAAAACCGAAAAGGGAGCTATTGTAGTTGATAAGTTTATGAAAACCTCAAACCCTCTGATCTATGCAGGTGGGGATTGTGTACTGGAGGGTATGCAGCTTACTCCTGTAGCAGCCCTTCAGGGAGATATTGCCGCAATTAATGTCCTTGAGGGTGACAGCACCGAGGCAGATTATACAGGCATTCCAAGTGCAGTCTTTACCATTCCTGTAATGGCTTCTGTAGGAATCAGTGCGCCTAAAGATAGCGATAAATATAAAGTAATTTTTCAGGACAGAAGCAGCTGGAATACAACCCGGAGAGCAGGAATAAAATTTGCGGCTTCAAAAGTTATTATTGATGAAGCAAACGACCGTATAATGGGAGCTCATATTCTGGGCCCGCATGCCGGAGAAGCTATCAACATCTTCGCTGCAGTAATGCGGCTAGGACTCAGAGCTTCGGATATAAAAAAGCTGATCTTCTCCTATCCTACTACGTGCTCAGATATCCCTTATATGCTATAA
- a CDS encoding solute carrier family 23 protein — MGLNAFFAFTVVLSMNVSWQAALTAVLIEGIIFILLTLTRFREAVVNEIPKNLKISISAGIGFFIAFIGLTGSKIIIQDPTTFLTLGNLKETTVLLSILGFTIMIVLQAYRVRGQFYGEYLQ, encoded by the coding sequence ATGGGATTGAACGCCTTTTTTGCATTTACTGTAGTTCTCAGCATGAATGTCAGCTGGCAGGCTGCCCTTACTGCGGTACTTATCGAGGGAATTATCTTCATCCTGCTAACTCTGACAAGATTCAGAGAGGCTGTAGTCAATGAAATTCCGAAGAACCTTAAAATTTCGATAAGTGCAGGAATAGGATTCTTTATAGCTTTTATCGGGCTTACAGGATCAAAGATTATTATTCAGGATCCTACCACCTTTTTAACTCTGGGAAACCTGAAGGAAACAACGGTGCTTCTTTCCATACTTGGCTTCACTATAATGATAGTGCTGCAGGCTTACAGAGTTAGGGGGCAATTCTATGGGGAATACTTGCAGTGA
- a CDS encoding solute carrier family 23 protein encodes METLEKLFKLHQNKTDPKTEILAGLTTFVTMAYIIFVNPTTLSSRGMDFGAVMVATCLSAAIGTLIMGLWANYPFALAPEWD; translated from the coding sequence ATGGAAACCCTGGAAAAGTTATTCAAATTACACCAGAATAAAACCGATCCTAAAACCGAGATTCTCGCCGGGCTGACTACTTTTGTAACAATGGCTTACATAATTTTTGTAAACCCCACTACCCTCAGCAGCAGAGGGATGGATTTCGGAGCTGTGATGGTTGCAACCTGTCTCTCAGCAGCAATCGGGACTCTCATTATGGGGCTGTGGGCTAATTACCCATTTGCCCTGGCTCCTGAATGGGATTGA
- a CDS encoding NCS2 family permease produces MTVLGMVRGIAEFPDRLFLMPPSLAPIAFKFDFSILTNPDFSIIMFAFLFTDFFDTVGTLVGVSSRADFLDEEGKLPRAREALMADAIATCAGAIMGTSTVATYVESASGVEEGGRTGLTSVVVAGLFLLAIFISPIAAVIPGYSTSPALIVVGIIMIQGLRDLDFETWTEVAPAVITILMMAFSYSIAEGIVWGIISYTAIKIGSGKFKDISLIMIFLSLIFLLKEIYL; encoded by the coding sequence GTGACCGTTCTGGGGATGGTTCGTGGTATTGCAGAATTTCCTGACAGATTATTTTTAATGCCTCCTTCTCTCGCTCCAATAGCTTTCAAGTTTGATTTCTCGATCCTTACCAATCCCGACTTCTCTATTATCATGTTCGCCTTCCTCTTCACGGATTTTTTTGATACAGTGGGCACTCTGGTTGGAGTTTCCTCAAGGGCGGATTTCCTGGACGAGGAAGGAAAACTTCCCAGAGCCAGAGAAGCTCTTATGGCTGATGCCATAGCCACATGTGCCGGTGCAATTATGGGAACGTCTACAGTTGCTACTTACGTTGAAAGTGCATCAGGGGTTGAGGAGGGGGGAAGGACAGGACTTACTTCAGTTGTAGTAGCAGGATTATTTTTGCTTGCGATTTTCATATCGCCAATAGCAGCTGTTATTCCAGGGTATTCTACCTCTCCTGCCCTTATTGTGGTAGGAATTATTATGATTCAGGGCTTAAGAGACCTCGATTTTGAGACCTGGACCGAGGTTGCCCCTGCAGTAATTACCATTCTGATGATGGCATTCAGCTATTCAATTGCAGAAGGAATTGTCTGGGGCATAATTTCCTACACCGCGATAAAAATTGGAAGTGGAAAATTCAAAGATATAAGCTTAATCATGATTTTCCTATCTCTGATTTTCCTGTTAAAGGAAATATATCTTTAA
- a CDS encoding L-lactate MFS transporter codes for MADDVKVLGMPAESGRWILVIIGTIIELCLGAVYAYSVLSVPLRKIFTDPVSAGGFGLTVSAIEMQLPYIVSLAMFAVTMPLVGRYIESMGPRKVGMIGGVIVGLGWILASFATSPISLAILYGFVAGTGVGIAYGCPITTSARWFPDKRGLAVGLTLLGFGFSAFVTGKAADILTANFGIFNTFRLLGIGFLALIVILSMFLVFPPAGWCPRGWTQPAPIGGISKVDFTREEMIRTKTFIGLWVCYTIGALAGLMAIGVAKPAGMEVAGNAGIDELTAGVLMTNLILPFAICNAGGRPLFGTLTDKLTPSRAAILSYVLIIIASLLVYLNPASVNMYAIAFSLLWLCLGGWLAIAPAATASYFGTKDYARNYGLIFTAYGVGAIIGNLMAGAAKDILGGYINVFPYVAVLSVLGIIVAFVLMRPPAIAAPKTAPASEKKESAI; via the coding sequence ATGGCAGATGATGTCAAGGTATTGGGTATGCCCGCCGAATCGGGGCGATGGATATTAGTTATCATCGGCACCATTATTGAACTCTGCCTGGGTGCTGTTTATGCTTATAGTGTACTCAGTGTGCCATTAAGGAAAATCTTTACAGATCCTGTATCAGCTGGAGGTTTTGGTTTAACGGTCAGCGCAATTGAGATGCAGCTACCGTATATCGTGTCCCTAGCCATGTTTGCGGTAACCATGCCGCTGGTCGGCAGATACATAGAAAGCATGGGACCCAGAAAGGTGGGAATGATCGGTGGGGTTATTGTAGGATTAGGCTGGATTCTGGCATCTTTTGCGACTTCGCCGATATCTCTGGCTATTCTATACGGTTTTGTTGCAGGTACGGGCGTTGGTATTGCTTACGGCTGCCCGATTACAACTTCCGCAAGGTGGTTCCCGGACAAGAGAGGTCTTGCAGTAGGACTTACACTGCTGGGATTTGGTTTCTCTGCGTTTGTTACCGGGAAGGCAGCGGATATATTGACCGCAAACTTTGGGATATTTAATACTTTTCGTCTCCTGGGAATCGGTTTCCTTGCATTGATTGTGATTCTTTCAATGTTCCTTGTCTTCCCACCAGCAGGATGGTGCCCGAGAGGCTGGACTCAACCTGCACCGATAGGAGGTATCTCTAAAGTTGATTTTACCAGAGAAGAAATGATAAGAACCAAGACCTTTATCGGTCTCTGGGTCTGTTATACTATAGGTGCTCTTGCAGGACTCATGGCTATAGGCGTTGCGAAGCCCGCGGGTATGGAGGTTGCTGGCAATGCAGGCATAGATGAACTAACTGCAGGTGTGCTGATGACTAACCTCATTCTGCCGTTTGCAATTTGTAACGCAGGCGGAAGACCTCTCTTCGGCACGTTAACGGATAAGCTTACTCCATCAAGAGCCGCAATTTTATCATATGTCCTTATTATAATCGCATCCCTGCTGGTGTACCTCAATCCGGCATCGGTCAATATGTATGCAATTGCATTCTCACTGCTCTGGCTCTGTCTCGGTGGATGGCTGGCTATTGCTCCCGCAGCCACAGCCAGTTATTTTGGCACCAAAGATTATGCACGCAACTATGGCTTAATCTTCACAGCTTATGGTGTAGGTGCTATTATCGGAAATCTGATGGCGGGCGCGGCAAAAGACATACTGGGTGGATACATCAATGTCTTCCCATATGTCGCTGTGCTGTCAGTACTTGGCATTATAGTAGCATTTGTACTGATGAGACCACCTGCAATAGCTGCCCCAAAGACTGCTCCAGCGAGTGAGAAAAAGGAGTCTGCCATTTAA
- a CDS encoding acetate uptake transporter has protein sequence MSQNIKDVMNIRDVKITDLSANPAPLGLMGFGMTTVLLNIHNAGFYPMNAMILSMGIFYGGLAQVIAGIQEWKKGNTFGATAFTSYGLFWLTLVGNVLLPKSPDFAGFATDSFAFAAYLFMWGVFTFFMFIGTLKGSKALSVVFIALAILFFLLAAGNYLGAEGAGAGILRIAGYEGIFTGLAAIYTALGQVLNEAYGKKIVPL, from the coding sequence ATGAGTCAAAATATTAAAGATGTTATGAACATTCGTGATGTAAAAATTACGGATTTATCCGCAAACCCTGCTCCTCTGGGCTTGATGGGTTTCGGGATGACGACTGTACTATTGAATATACACAATGCAGGCTTCTATCCGATGAACGCTATGATCCTTTCTATGGGCATCTTTTACGGTGGACTGGCTCAGGTCATTGCCGGAATCCAGGAATGGAAGAAGGGAAATACTTTCGGGGCTACTGCTTTTACTTCATACGGGCTTTTCTGGCTAACGCTAGTAGGTAATGTCCTGCTCCCTAAGTCTCCAGACTTTGCAGGCTTCGCTACAGACTCATTCGCATTTGCTGCATACCTGTTCATGTGGGGAGTTTTCACCTTCTTCATGTTCATAGGTACGCTCAAAGGCTCAAAGGCTCTCTCTGTTGTTTTTATAGCCCTTGCAATTCTGTTCTTCCTGCTTGCAGCTGGAAACTACCTGGGTGCCGAGGGGGCAGGTGCTGGAATACTGAGAATAGCTGGTTATGAAGGAATCTTCACAGGACTCGCTGCAATCTACACAGCTCTCGGTCAGGTATTAAACGAAGCGTATGGAAAGAAAATAGTTCCTTTATAA